A window of the Rhodoferax sp. GW822-FHT02A01 genome harbors these coding sequences:
- a CDS encoding lipopolysaccharide biosynthesis protein, which translates to MKRRVIAGMGANSFGMAITIGIQLLSLPLFLHYWDTATYGNWLILSAIPAYLSMADAGMVTAAGNKMAMAMGRGDAYEANRVFQSAQLFIAVVCSAIAVLAIPLALFVPLPGIDNADMRSALAVLSLSTLLALGGGLSEAVFKATQRYATGTMLGNITRLAEWLGMMLGLVIFGTFTAVALGGLLCRLVGLAYGSWLAQRGTHPMRWGIAAADRQELRAMAAPAASFMAFPLANALSFQGVTLLVAAQFGPSSVAVFNTYRTLCRVAVQTTAIFSHALWPELSRLFGQGDLAGLQQTYRRASGLGFIQAVLLSALLYPLAPWLLQLWTHGAIAFAPWLMLWMLVYAAVGGSWHVPRVLLMATNQHAPLAGWSIAAGAVTVTLCWLLGIAYDINGVAMGMLLGEMAIAMLCIRLAARLLGTPSLRVANP; encoded by the coding sequence ATGAAGCGCAGGGTGATTGCGGGCATGGGGGCCAATTCTTTTGGCATGGCCATCACGATTGGCATCCAGCTGCTGTCGCTTCCCCTTTTTCTGCACTACTGGGACACCGCCACCTACGGCAACTGGTTGATTCTCTCTGCCATACCGGCCTATCTGTCCATGGCCGATGCCGGCATGGTGACGGCCGCGGGCAACAAGATGGCCATGGCCATGGGCCGGGGTGATGCATACGAGGCCAACCGCGTCTTTCAAAGTGCCCAGCTCTTCATAGCAGTGGTATGCAGTGCCATCGCTGTGCTGGCCATACCGCTGGCGCTATTTGTGCCGCTGCCCGGAATAGACAACGCCGACATGCGCTCGGCCTTGGCGGTGCTCTCACTGAGCACGCTGCTGGCTCTGGGAGGAGGCCTGTCGGAGGCCGTATTCAAAGCCACGCAGCGCTACGCCACAGGCACCATGCTGGGCAACATCACCCGCCTGGCTGAATGGCTGGGCATGATGTTGGGCTTGGTGATCTTTGGAACGTTCACGGCCGTGGCCCTGGGCGGATTGCTGTGCCGCCTGGTCGGGCTGGCCTATGGCAGCTGGCTGGCGCAACGGGGAACGCATCCCATGCGCTGGGGAATAGCTGCAGCCGACCGGCAGGAACTGCGCGCCATGGCGGCACCCGCTGCGTCCTTCATGGCGTTTCCGCTGGCCAATGCGCTGAGCTTCCAGGGTGTCACCCTGTTGGTTGCGGCCCAGTTCGGCCCGAGCAGCGTGGCCGTGTTCAACACCTACCGCACCCTGTGCCGTGTTGCGGTTCAAACCACTGCCATATTCAGCCATGCGCTGTGGCCGGAGCTCTCCAGGCTGTTCGGCCAGGGTGACTTGGCGGGCTTGCAGCAGACCTATCGCAGAGCCTCCGGTCTGGGTTTCATCCAGGCCGTGCTGCTCAGCGCCTTGCTCTACCCCCTCGCCCCCTGGTTGCTGCAGCTGTGGACCCATGGCGCCATTGCCTTTGCACCCTGGCTCATGCTGTGGATGCTGGTGTACGCCGCAGTCGGTGGCAGCTGGCACGTTCCCCGCGTGTTGCTCATGGCCACCAACCAGCATGCGCCACTGGCTGGCTGGTCCATTGCCGCCGGTGCAGTGACGGTGACGCTGTGTTGGCTGCTGGGCATCGCCTACGACATCAATGGCGTTGCCATGGGCATGTTGCTGGGTGAGATGGCCATTGCCATGCTGTGCATTCGCCTGGCAGCACGCCTGCTCGGTACGCCCTCGCTACGGGTCGCCAATCCATGA
- the epsF gene encoding chain length determinant protein EpsF, giving the protein MSFQQFLLILRARYIAALATLLLTVAVVTGVSLWLPKQYSASAAVVVDVKSPDPVTGMMLQGMMAPGYMATQIDIINSDRTAKSVVKALKLESSGPVQEMWLDATKGKGQLIDWLSALLQKNLDVKPSRESNVISINYTATDPTFAATVANAFAQAYIDVNLDLRLAPARQYAAFFAEQTKAARDKLEAAQKALSDYQQANGITSADERLDYETAKLNETSSQLTGVQAQTTDSQSKRQSAKADTVAEVMQNPLINSLKTDIARLEAKLTESSGNLGKNHPQTLRTESELATVKAQLEQETRKVTSSIETTYQVSKQREEQLHAALNAQKSRVLLLNKQRDELNVLRREVESAQHIFDTMSARASQSNIESQTNQTNIAVLNPAVAPTSASKPRVLLNIVVAMFLGTLLGVGLALGLELHNRRVRSSEDLTDALDLPLLGQLSSISQLLKTSTAGVRA; this is encoded by the coding sequence ATGTCGTTCCAGCAATTCCTATTGATCCTGCGCGCCCGCTATATCGCAGCATTGGCTACCCTGTTGCTCACGGTGGCGGTTGTGACCGGTGTCAGCCTGTGGCTACCCAAGCAGTATTCGGCCAGTGCGGCCGTCGTGGTTGACGTCAAGTCCCCCGACCCGGTCACCGGCATGATGCTGCAGGGCATGATGGCCCCGGGCTACATGGCCACGCAGATCGACATCATCAACAGCGACCGCACAGCCAAGTCGGTGGTCAAAGCGCTTAAGCTCGAAAGCAGTGGCCCGGTTCAGGAAATGTGGCTGGATGCCACCAAGGGCAAGGGCCAGCTGATCGACTGGCTGTCGGCCCTGCTGCAGAAGAATCTGGACGTCAAACCCTCGCGCGAGAGCAACGTCATCAGCATCAACTACACCGCCACCGATCCAACCTTTGCGGCCACCGTGGCCAATGCGTTTGCGCAGGCCTACATCGACGTCAACCTGGACCTGCGCCTGGCACCGGCCCGCCAATATGCGGCCTTCTTTGCGGAGCAGACCAAGGCCGCGCGCGACAAGCTGGAGGCGGCGCAAAAGGCGCTGTCCGACTACCAGCAGGCCAACGGCATCACCTCAGCCGACGAACGCCTGGACTACGAGACCGCCAAGCTCAACGAAACCAGCAGCCAGCTCACCGGCGTGCAGGCCCAGACCACCGACAGCCAGAGCAAGCGCCAAAGCGCCAAGGCAGACACCGTGGCCGAAGTCATGCAAAACCCGCTGATCAACAGCCTCAAGACCGACATCGCCCGGCTGGAAGCCAAGCTCACGGAAAGCAGCGGCAACCTGGGCAAGAACCACCCGCAGACCCTGCGCACCGAGAGCGAGCTGGCCACCGTGAAGGCCCAACTGGAGCAGGAAACGCGCAAGGTCACCAGTTCCATCGAGACCACCTACCAGGTCAGCAAGCAGCGCGAGGAGCAATTGCATGCCGCGCTGAATGCGCAAAAGAGCCGCGTGCTGCTGCTCAACAAGCAGCGCGATGAATTGAACGTGCTGCGCCGCGAAGTGGAATCAGCCCAGCACATCTTTGACACCATGAGCGCACGCGCCTCCCAGAGCAACATCGAGAGCCAGACCAACCAGACCAATATCGCCGTCCTCAATCCGGCGGTGGCGCCCACCAGCGCATCCAAACCCCGCGTCCTGCTGAACATCGTGGTGGCCATGTTCCTGGGCACGCTGCTGGGTGTGGGACTGGCCCTGGGGCTTGAGTTGCACAACCGCCGCGTGCGCTCCTCCGAAGACCTGACCGATGCACTGGATCTGCCGCTGCTGGGCCAGCTCAGCTCCATCAGTCAGTTATTGAAGACCTCTACCGCCGGAGTCCGCGCATGA
- the epsI gene encoding exosortase-associated protein EpsI, B-type codes for MRLSIKKWLLLALMLLSAGLGATLRPTRFLADELPTVDLNAMVPTAFGDWHELPGTVMQIIDPQQQETLERIYTETLSRTYVNGQGYRIMLSIAYGKNQNKGLELHSPEVCYPAQGFTLTDREKTTLRILGQPIPSTRIQTHMGQRYEPVTFWTAIGDTVTSGTLQKRGVEFQYAMSRRIPDGFLVRVSSIDRDTDKAYDIQAQFANALIAAIQPEHRHRFVGDLQHL; via the coding sequence ATGCGCCTGTCCATCAAGAAATGGCTTCTGCTGGCACTGATGCTGCTGTCCGCCGGATTGGGCGCGACGCTGCGCCCCACCCGCTTCCTGGCAGATGAATTGCCCACCGTCGATCTGAACGCCATGGTTCCCACTGCATTCGGCGACTGGCACGAGCTGCCGGGCACGGTGATGCAGATCATCGATCCGCAGCAGCAGGAAACGCTGGAGCGCATCTACACCGAAACGCTGAGTCGCACCTATGTCAACGGCCAGGGCTACCGCATCATGCTGTCCATTGCCTATGGCAAGAACCAGAACAAGGGTCTGGAGCTGCACTCTCCCGAGGTGTGCTACCCGGCACAAGGCTTCACGCTCACGGATCGCGAGAAGACCACGCTGCGCATTCTGGGTCAGCCGATTCCGTCCACCCGCATCCAGACCCATATGGGGCAGCGCTACGAACCCGTCACCTTCTGGACGGCCATCGGCGATACCGTGACCTCCGGCACATTGCAAAAACGCGGCGTCGAATTCCAATACGCCATGAGCCGGCGCATACCGGACGGTTTTCTGGTGCGGGTCTCTTCCATAGACCGGGATACCGACAAAGCCTACGACATCCAGGCCCAGTTTGCCAACGCGCTGATTGCCGCCATTCAACCCGAACACCGTCATCGCTTCGTAGGTGACCTGCAGCACCTATGA
- the xrtB gene encoding exosortase B yields MLLNAKSLKAAGMLAFLPVVVGLVVMYGPTLYDLLSGPWSQDEQMHGPIVLAISVWLMQRNWSTMVQASENGSPSAWGWPVLAIALLLYALGRSQGIGFFEVGSFIWMLMALLLLMRNGTALKKQWFALFFMLFMIPLPSSIVDLVTMPMKMAVSYVAEHVLYWAGYPIARTGVVLQVGQYMLMVADACAGLHTLLTLEALGLLYLNVVRRDSTFRNIGLALLIVPISFTANVIRVMALTLITYHFGDAAGQGFLHGFAGMVLFMSALLLIIGFDTALQAFEAYRQRTLLHTARI; encoded by the coding sequence GTGTTGCTCAACGCAAAATCTCTCAAGGCAGCTGGCATGCTGGCCTTTCTGCCCGTGGTGGTCGGGCTGGTCGTGATGTACGGCCCCACGCTGTACGACTTGCTCAGCGGTCCCTGGAGCCAGGACGAGCAGATGCACGGCCCCATCGTGCTGGCCATCTCCGTGTGGCTGATGCAGCGCAACTGGAGCACCATGGTTCAGGCATCCGAGAACGGATCGCCCAGCGCCTGGGGTTGGCCGGTGCTGGCCATTGCGTTGCTGCTTTACGCCCTGGGCCGTTCGCAAGGGATTGGCTTCTTCGAGGTGGGTTCCTTCATCTGGATGCTGATGGCTTTGCTGCTGTTGATGCGCAACGGCACGGCGCTCAAGAAGCAATGGTTTGCCCTGTTCTTCATGCTGTTCATGATCCCACTGCCCAGCTCGATCGTGGACCTGGTCACCATGCCCATGAAGATGGCCGTCTCCTATGTCGCCGAGCATGTGCTGTACTGGGCAGGCTACCCCATCGCGCGCACCGGCGTCGTTCTGCAAGTGGGCCAGTACATGCTGATGGTTGCCGACGCCTGCGCGGGCCTGCATACGCTGCTGACGCTGGAAGCTCTGGGGCTGCTGTACCTGAACGTGGTGCGGCGCGACTCCACCTTCCGCAACATCGGCCTGGCCCTGCTGATCGTGCCGATTTCATTCACTGCCAACGTCATCCGCGTGATGGCGCTGACCCTGATCACCTACCACTTCGGCGATGCCGCAGGCCAGGGCTTTCTGCACGGCTTTGCCGGCATGGTGCTCTTCATGAGCGCCCTGCTGCTCATCATCGGCTTTGATACCGCACTGCAGGCCTTCGAGGCCTATCGGCAACGCACCCTGCTTCACACCGCGAGGATCTGA
- the epsG gene encoding chain length determinant protein tyrosine kinase EpsG yields the protein MNAPLLSGSMAGNTRSIGDILVATGRLDSEGLARILERQRQQKQAFGEAAIALNLLTKEDIDLALSKQFDYAYLIEGQSDVSPQLVAAYKPFSRVGENLRAVRSQLMLRWYNNDTGHKAMAVVSAGKGDGRSFVAANLAIVFAQQGQRTLLIDGDMRAPAERSQHALFKLEKGPGLSGILSGRCGLEVAQVVPGLPGLTVLPAGAQPPNPQELLGRAVFSQLLFAAAEQFDVILIDTPSGSDYSDGEIIAARAGAAVMVARRNASLVPHIRKLGQRLQDGGVALVGSLLNDV from the coding sequence ATGAACGCCCCTCTTCTCTCCGGCAGCATGGCCGGCAACACGCGCTCCATCGGCGACATTCTGGTGGCCACCGGGCGCCTGGACAGCGAGGGACTGGCACGCATCCTGGAGCGCCAGCGGCAGCAAAAGCAGGCCTTTGGCGAAGCCGCCATTGCGCTGAACCTGCTGACCAAGGAAGACATTGATCTGGCACTGTCCAAGCAGTTTGACTACGCCTACCTGATCGAGGGGCAGAGTGACGTCAGTCCCCAGTTGGTTGCCGCCTACAAGCCGTTCAGCCGCGTCGGTGAAAACCTGCGCGCCGTGCGCAGCCAGTTGATGCTGCGCTGGTACAACAACGACACGGGCCACAAGGCCATGGCCGTGGTGAGTGCGGGCAAGGGCGACGGACGCAGCTTTGTCGCCGCCAATCTGGCCATCGTCTTTGCGCAGCAAGGGCAGCGCACCCTGCTGATTGACGGCGACATGCGTGCGCCGGCCGAGCGCAGCCAGCACGCCCTGTTCAAGCTGGAAAAAGGCCCGGGTCTTTCCGGCATATTGTCCGGTCGCTGTGGGCTGGAGGTGGCACAGGTGGTGCCCGGTCTGCCAGGTCTCACGGTGCTGCCTGCCGGTGCACAGCCTCCCAATCCGCAGGAACTGCTGGGCCGCGCCGTGTTTTCCCAGTTGCTGTTTGCCGCCGCCGAGCAGTTTGACGTGATCCTGATCGACACGCCCAGCGGCAGCGACTATTCGGACGGCGAAATCATCGCTGCCCGGGCCGGCGCCGCCGTCATGGTAGCGCGGCGCAATGCCAGTCTGGTGCCCCACATCCGCAAGCTGGGGCAGCGTCTGCAGGACGGCGGAGTAGCCCTGGTCGGCTCGCTGCTCAACGATGTCTAA
- a CDS encoding glycosyltransferase → MHIVLFSHPAFMCSQSMPRFANMLRDAYLARGHQVQVWSPQAKVYDWVAHGPLKKWAGYVDQYILFPLWVRAQLARQPAQTLYVFCDQALGPWVPRVKHLPHVVHVHDLLALRSALDEVPEHRTGWTGKLYQRYIRHGFRQARHFISISNKTRNDLHQYGQPAAVISDVVYNGLNYPFAPMAPAKAMDTLNHAGLAVGAAGMLLHVSGGQWYKNLPGVIRLYAEYARSTPAPLPLWCVSPEDSAGVRTALANVPAPGRVVFIKSLSAEALVAAYSLARVFVMPSLEEGFGWPIIEAQACGCPVLTTDAPPMNEIGGPAATYLPRLRPEDDVQLWAQAGTGKLKALLAQTQDERQQRVDLGLQHAAQFNADSAIAAYLHVYERILTNRTARRDRPASIPPRSQVHMKTLHILPSIDPSGGGPMEGVRQHGIQSQQWGHTVEVLTLDEPSEPFIKEFPVKVHALGDSVGGYRYNRHLVPWLRSNARNYDAVIVNGLWQYHGFGAWRALANMKVPYFVFTHGMLDPWFKHTYPLKHLKKWLYWPWAEYRLLRDAKAVLFTCEEERLLARKSFWLYRAKEIVINYGTKLPPSDAEGLKSAFEAAFPQLQGKRLMLFLSRIQEKKGCDMLIEAFAKVADRDPRLHLVMAGPDQTGWVATLQELAERLGVAQRISWTGMLRGDLKWGAFYACEAFVLPSHQENFGIAVAEALGCGLPVLISDKVNIWREIKSDGAGIVSTDTVAGTTDALLQWLDMSQSSRERMATQARLTFQKRFTIESMTTSINAALLSSTS, encoded by the coding sequence ATGCATATCGTGCTCTTCTCCCACCCGGCGTTCATGTGCTCGCAAAGCATGCCGCGCTTTGCGAATATGCTGCGCGACGCCTACCTGGCCCGCGGCCACCAAGTGCAAGTGTGGTCACCGCAGGCCAAGGTGTACGACTGGGTGGCACACGGCCCTCTGAAGAAATGGGCCGGATATGTAGACCAGTACATCCTGTTTCCATTGTGGGTGCGTGCGCAGCTGGCCCGACAACCTGCACAGACCCTGTATGTGTTTTGTGACCAGGCCTTGGGGCCCTGGGTGCCACGGGTGAAACATCTGCCCCATGTGGTGCATGTGCACGACTTGCTGGCGCTGCGCTCGGCCCTGGATGAGGTGCCAGAGCATCGCACCGGCTGGACGGGAAAGCTCTACCAGCGCTATATACGACACGGCTTCCGACAGGCCCGGCATTTCATTTCGATATCCAACAAGACGCGCAACGACCTGCACCAGTACGGGCAGCCGGCTGCTGTCATTTCCGATGTGGTCTACAACGGGCTGAACTATCCGTTTGCCCCCATGGCCCCCGCCAAGGCGATGGATACGTTGAACCATGCAGGTTTGGCTGTGGGTGCCGCCGGCATGCTGCTGCACGTGAGCGGCGGCCAGTGGTACAAGAACTTGCCCGGCGTGATACGCCTGTATGCCGAATATGCCAGGTCCACGCCCGCACCCTTGCCCCTGTGGTGCGTCAGCCCCGAGGACTCCGCTGGGGTACGCACAGCGTTGGCCAATGTTCCCGCCCCCGGGCGCGTCGTGTTCATCAAAAGCTTGAGCGCAGAAGCCCTGGTGGCAGCCTACTCATTGGCCCGCGTATTTGTGATGCCAAGCCTGGAAGAGGGTTTTGGCTGGCCCATTATTGAGGCACAGGCCTGTGGCTGCCCGGTGCTGACGACCGATGCACCACCCATGAACGAAATAGGCGGCCCGGCAGCCACTTACCTACCACGCCTGCGACCAGAAGACGATGTGCAGCTCTGGGCCCAGGCAGGCACAGGCAAATTGAAAGCTCTGTTGGCCCAAACGCAGGATGAGCGCCAGCAACGGGTTGACCTGGGTCTGCAGCATGCCGCGCAATTCAACGCTGACAGCGCGATCGCCGCCTATCTGCATGTGTACGAGCGCATCCTAACCAACAGGACAGCCCGCCGAGACCGCCCCGCATCCATCCCACCACGGTCACAAGTTCACATGAAGACCTTGCATATCCTCCCCTCCATTGACCCGAGCGGCGGTGGCCCCATGGAGGGCGTGCGCCAGCACGGCATCCAATCGCAGCAATGGGGGCACACAGTCGAAGTTCTGACCCTGGACGAGCCTTCCGAGCCCTTCATCAAAGAATTCCCTGTAAAGGTTCATGCCCTGGGCGACAGCGTAGGCGGCTACCGATACAACCGCCATCTGGTGCCCTGGCTGCGCTCCAACGCGCGCAATTACGACGCAGTGATCGTCAACGGCCTATGGCAATACCACGGCTTTGGCGCATGGCGCGCATTGGCAAATATGAAAGTGCCTTATTTTGTTTTCACGCACGGCATGCTGGACCCCTGGTTCAAGCACACCTACCCACTCAAGCACCTCAAGAAATGGCTTTACTGGCCTTGGGCAGAGTATCGATTGCTACGTGATGCCAAGGCTGTGCTGTTCACTTGTGAGGAAGAACGCCTGCTGGCTCGCAAGTCATTTTGGCTATACCGCGCCAAGGAAATTGTCATCAATTACGGAACCAAGTTGCCTCCAAGCGATGCAGAGGGATTGAAAAGCGCATTCGAGGCTGCGTTTCCCCAACTGCAAGGCAAGCGACTGATGCTCTTCCTAAGCCGCATCCAGGAAAAGAAGGGCTGCGACATGCTGATTGAGGCGTTTGCAAAAGTAGCAGACCGTGACCCGCGCTTGCATCTGGTGATGGCTGGCCCCGATCAGACTGGCTGGGTTGCCACGCTCCAGGAGCTGGCCGAACGACTCGGCGTGGCACAGCGAATAAGCTGGACAGGAATGCTGCGGGGTGACCTGAAGTGGGGCGCGTTCTACGCCTGCGAAGCATTTGTGCTGCCGTCACACCAGGAAAACTTTGGCATCGCCGTAGCCGAAGCCCTTGGATGCGGATTGCCGGTTCTGATATCCGACAAAGTCAATATCTGGCGCGAAATAAAGAGCGACGGTGCCGGCATTGTCAGCACCGACACCGTAGCGGGAACCACTGACGCTCTGCTGCAATGGCTCGATATGAGCCAAAGCAGCCGCGAACGCATGGCGACACAGGCAAGGCTCACGTTCCAGAAACGCTTCACCATTGAGTCGATGACCACCAGCATCAATGCTGCGTTGCTGAGTTCCACTTCATGA
- a CDS encoding glycosyltransferase yields the protein MMAALSVLYLGPQSGTCLDRANALRRLGHGVEHLDLRQLLPQTPWVDRIAWHLGGDRLVPWLLRRLDGFLRHKQFDVCYVDGGEFVTPKAIALLREHARIIINYNIDDPLGPRDGARFRAYRQSLPFYDLNVVVRNENVAEGEDLGAREMLRVYRSADEVNHAPRHLSQHDHQVWDCDVLFLGTWFPERGPFLKELIERGVPLTIQGSQWHKAREWPMLRRHWRGGAIAGDDYAKAIQCAKVNLGLLSRENRDLHTTRSLEIPALGALLCAERTSEHVDMYQEGKEALFWSDAQECAEMCNYALANEDRRRAVAAAGHQRVMRNGHYNEMIVNSILAHASFS from the coding sequence ATGATGGCCGCCCTCTCCGTCCTCTACCTGGGACCACAGAGCGGCACCTGCCTGGACCGTGCCAACGCGCTGCGGCGGCTTGGACACGGCGTCGAGCATCTGGATTTGCGCCAGTTGCTGCCGCAGACGCCGTGGGTGGACCGTATCGCCTGGCACTTGGGGGGCGACCGGCTGGTGCCCTGGCTGCTGCGTCGGCTGGACGGTTTCCTGCGGCACAAGCAGTTTGACGTCTGCTATGTGGATGGTGGTGAGTTTGTGACGCCCAAGGCCATTGCCCTGCTGCGCGAGCACGCCCGCATCATCATCAACTACAACATCGACGATCCGCTGGGGCCGCGCGACGGGGCACGCTTTCGCGCCTACCGGCAAAGCCTGCCCTTCTATGACCTGAACGTCGTGGTGCGCAACGAAAACGTGGCCGAGGGCGAAGATCTGGGCGCGCGCGAGATGCTGCGTGTCTACCGCAGCGCCGACGAGGTCAACCACGCACCGCGCCATCTGTCCCAACATGACCACCAGGTGTGGGACTGCGATGTGCTGTTTCTGGGCACCTGGTTCCCGGAGCGCGGCCCTTTCTTGAAGGAACTGATCGAGCGTGGTGTGCCACTCACCATCCAAGGCTCGCAGTGGCACAAGGCGCGCGAGTGGCCCATGCTCCGGCGCCACTGGCGCGGCGGCGCGATTGCGGGCGATGACTATGCCAAGGCGATCCAATGCGCCAAGGTCAACCTCGGCTTGCTGTCGCGCGAAAACCGCGACCTGCACACCACCCGTTCGCTGGAGATTCCGGCACTGGGTGCCCTGCTGTGCGCCGAACGCACTTCCGAGCATGTGGACATGTACCAGGAAGGAAAGGAAGCGCTGTTCTGGAGCGATGCGCAGGAGTGCGCCGAGATGTGCAACTACGCGCTGGCAAACGAGGACAGGCGCCGGGCCGTTGCTGCTGCGGGTCATCAACGTGTCATGCGCAACGGGCACTATAACGAGATGATAGTCAACTCCATTCTTGCGCACGCAAGCTTCAGCTGA
- a CDS encoding glycosyltransferase family 4 protein, whose translation MKIALSTIGKFHTFDLARELHARGVLAGIYSGYPQFKLRNEGIPPNLIHTFPWVHSSYMAFPWKHRLSTAVVQAWENINAITFGRWLQNSVRDCDAYVGLSGSTLQAGRAAQARGAKYVCDRGSAHIRVQDQLLREEHALWGLPYAGIDPRAIAREEAEYSDADAITVPSTFALRSFLAQGVCGQRVKLLPYGVNLTRFEPVGKPVRDEFNVLFVGAMSLQKGIPYLVQAFNRIQHPKKTLTFAGSPSVDLIQLLSARNVWPQEARVLGHVPQTELKQLMSASHVLVLPSIQEGFGMVLAQAMACACPVIASENTGADDLFTNAREGFIVPIRQVEMLTERLQRLADDPDERTLMGERALQAVKGIGGWNSYGDNAMAIYRGLLSHA comes from the coding sequence ATGAAAATCGCCCTATCCACCATTGGCAAGTTCCACACCTTCGATCTGGCGCGCGAGCTCCATGCGCGCGGTGTGCTGGCTGGAATTTACAGCGGTTATCCCCAATTCAAACTGCGCAACGAAGGCATACCGCCCAACCTGATACACACATTCCCCTGGGTGCATAGCAGTTACATGGCCTTTCCCTGGAAGCATCGTCTGAGCACAGCCGTGGTGCAGGCGTGGGAAAACATCAATGCCATCACCTTTGGACGCTGGCTGCAAAACAGTGTCCGTGACTGCGATGCCTACGTGGGCCTGTCGGGCTCTACATTGCAGGCCGGGCGAGCCGCTCAGGCGCGCGGTGCCAAGTATGTGTGTGACCGGGGTTCTGCGCATATTCGGGTGCAAGACCAGCTGCTGCGTGAAGAGCATGCGCTGTGGGGTCTGCCCTATGCAGGCATCGATCCCCGCGCCATAGCACGTGAAGAGGCCGAATACAGCGATGCCGATGCAATCACAGTGCCATCCACCTTTGCATTGCGTAGTTTTCTGGCGCAAGGCGTTTGCGGTCAACGCGTAAAGTTGCTTCCGTATGGCGTCAACCTCACGCGATTTGAACCTGTCGGCAAACCGGTTAGAGATGAGTTCAATGTCTTGTTTGTCGGTGCAATGAGTTTGCAAAAAGGCATTCCCTATCTGGTGCAGGCGTTCAACCGAATACAGCATCCCAAGAAGACGCTGACCTTTGCCGGGTCTCCTTCCGTAGACTTGATCCAGTTGCTTTCCGCCCGGAATGTGTGGCCACAGGAGGCCAGAGTTCTTGGCCACGTGCCACAGACCGAATTGAAGCAATTGATGAGTGCAAGCCACGTATTGGTCTTGCCAAGTATTCAGGAGGGCTTTGGCATGGTATTGGCGCAGGCCATGGCATGCGCCTGTCCGGTCATAGCCAGCGAAAACACTGGGGCCGACGATCTGTTCACGAATGCGCGTGAAGGTTTCATTGTTCCCATCCGACAGGTGGAGATGCTGACCGAGCGCCTGCAGCGGCTTGCAGACGACCCGGACGAAAGAACCCTCATGGGCGAGCGTGCGCTGCAAGCCGTCAAAGGCATCGGTGGCTGGAACAGCTATGGCGACAACGCCATGGCCATCTATCGTGGACTGCTGAGCCATGCGTAG
- the epsE gene encoding polysaccharide export protein EpsE, with protein MNPLRQTLYLLLSAFLTVFGCAAHAQDKPDYLLATGDSVHIQVFQNPDLSIDARVSETGSISYPLIGAVDIGGLSTMAAEKRLADALQKGGFLQNPQVTVTLVQVRGNQVSVLGQVNRPGRFPLESINTRLSDMLANAGGTTPLGDDTVIVSGVRNGKPFRQTVDVPALFLEDKGAGDLVLQGGDVVYVNKAPVFYIYGEAQRPGSYRIERGMTVMQALAQGGGPSARGSERRLRLHRKGTDGSVQQIEPQLTDAVQSDDVIYVKESIF; from the coding sequence ATGAATCCATTACGCCAAACCCTGTACCTGTTGCTCTCTGCCTTTCTGACCGTGTTCGGTTGCGCCGCACACGCCCAGGACAAGCCGGACTATTTGCTGGCAACCGGCGACTCTGTGCACATCCAGGTGTTCCAGAACCCGGACCTGAGCATTGACGCACGCGTGTCCGAAACCGGCAGCATCAGCTATCCCCTCATAGGCGCCGTGGACATAGGCGGCCTGTCGACCATGGCCGCCGAGAAGCGCCTGGCCGACGCCCTGCAAAAGGGGGGCTTTCTGCAGAACCCGCAGGTCACCGTAACCTTGGTACAGGTACGCGGCAACCAGGTCTCGGTGCTGGGCCAGGTGAACCGGCCGGGCCGGTTTCCGCTGGAAAGCATCAATACCCGCCTGAGCGACATGCTGGCCAATGCCGGAGGCACCACACCCCTGGGCGACGACACCGTGATCGTCAGCGGTGTGCGCAACGGCAAACCGTTTCGCCAGACCGTGGACGTACCGGCACTGTTTCTGGAAGACAAGGGTGCTGGTGACTTGGTTCTGCAAGGGGGCGACGTCGTCTATGTGAACAAGGCGCCTGTCTTCTACATCTACGGCGAAGCCCAACGCCCTGGCTCCTACCGCATCGAGCGCGGCATGACCGTCATGCAGGCCCTGGCCCAAGGCGGCGGCCCGAGCGCACGCGGCAGCGAGCGGCGCCTGCGCCTGCACCGCAAGGGCACAGATGGAAGCGTCCAGCAGATCGAACCCCAACTCACCGATGCAGTGCAGTCGGACGACGTCATCTACGTCAAAGAAAGCATCTTCTAA